CTTGTAGGCCATCGCGCTCGAGCCGACCTGTTTCTCCTCGAACGGTTCCTCGAGTTCCTTGCGGTTCGCCAGGAGCCTCAGGTCGTTCGCAAACTTGTGCGCGCTCTGGGCGATGCCCGACAGAACCGTGAGCACCTGGTAATCCACCTTACGGCTGTACGTCTGGCCGGTGACGGGATAGACGCCGGCGAAGCCCATCTTCTCGGCGACAAGCCGGTCGAGTCGCCTGACCTTCTCGTGGTCGCCGTCGAACAGGCGCAGGAACGACGCCTGGGTCCCGGTGGTCCCCTTGACGCCGCGGAACCGCAACTCGCCGAGCGCATGCGCGAGGGCACGGTAGTCCAACAGAAGGTCGTAGAGCCAGAGGCACGCGCGCTTGCCCACGGTCGTCAACTGGGCCGGCTGGTAATGCGTGAAGCCGAGCGTCGCGAGGTGCGCGTGCTCTGTGGCGAAGCCGGCCAGGCGGTCCATCACCGCCAGCAGCCAGCCCCGCAGGAGCCCCATACCCTCGCGCAGGATCACGAGGTCCGCGTTGTCGCCGACGAAGCAACTGGTGGCCCCGAGGTGGATGATGGGGCCCGCCTTGGGGCATTGCTCGGCAAAGGCGCGGACGTGGGCCATCACATCGTGCCGCAACTCGCGCTCGAGTTCTTCGGCCCGCTCGAAATCCACGTCGTCGGTATGGCGGCGCATCTCAGCAATCTGTTGGTCGGTGATTCCCAGGCCGAGCTCCTTCTCGGCCTCGGCCAGGGCGATCCAGAGCCGCCGCCACGTCCGGATCTTCCGGGCCGGGCTCCACAGGGCCGCCATCTGGGGCCCCGCGTAGCGCGTCACCAGGGGCGAATCGTATACGTCGTGGCCTTCCCGGCGCTCTGGCATGGTCTCTCCTCGCCTGTGTCGCCGACCCTATGGTAGTCTCTCCCGGCCGGGTGCAAAAGAATAAATGCGCCGGTTCGGCGCGCGGGGCGGAGGACCAAAAAGGGTCCGACCCGTCCCGGGCGGGACGGGTCGGCGTGTGTGTGTCAGGAGCGTGCCGCTCGCGCGGCAGGCGTGACACGGGTGCGCTGTCAGATGATGATGTCGGTGGCCTGCTCGATCGCGCGGACCGCGCTCGGCAGGTTGTACGGTTTCTCCAGGTACCCGTCGAATCCATCGCCAATCGCTTGCCGGCCGCCGGTCCCTCGGTCCGGTGTCACGGCAACGACGCGCGTAGCCACCAGTTCCGGGTCGCCCCGCAGCGCTTGCCGCGTGTCCCTCGCGTCGAGTCCGGGCAAGGTGAGGTCAAGCAGGATGACATGCGGCCTGAATTCGCGCGCCAGGAGGCCCGCCTCAAAGGTGCCCGTGGCGACCTGCACGTCGTAGCCGAAACCTCGCTTCAGCCCATGGCGCAGGGCGTCCGCAAACTCGTAGTCGGGATCGACAATCAAGACACGCACCACGGCCCCGTCGAGACCTCGAAGGGGAATACCGTGCGCGCGCATGAACCGCACGAGCGACTCTCTGGGGATCCGACGATCGCGGGAACCAGGTATTTTGAAACCGCGCAACTGCCCGGTGTCAAACCACTTGGAAACCGTCCGCGGCGCGACGCCACACATCCGCGCCACCTCCCCGGTGGTGAAAACTTCCTTCATGCCCACTTCCCCCGGATATGCCGACTATAGCCAGTGGCTATAGCCGCACAACCCCCTTGCGAACAGCCTTGGAAGTATACCACATAATCCCGAAAAGTCAAATCGGATGGGCCTAGAAAGCCAAGATAACCCGGTTTCGGGCCTTACAACCCGAATATCTTCTCTATTTTAACGCCCCGCCGCCCCCTTTTGGCTCGTCCCCCGGTCCCCTTGCGCGCCCTACGCCAGGCCCAGCCGGCGCCGGACCTCGGCCGCCGAGAGGCCCCGGACGAGCAGGTCCTTCTCCGGCCGACTGCCGCCGCGAAGAATCTCGACGTCGCCCGGCCTGAGGCCCAGAGCCCTCGCAACGAGGGACGAAAGCGCCCTGTTGGCGGCGCCTTTCTCGGCCGGCTTGCGCACCGCCACCTTCAGCCGATCGCCAAGCGGACCGACGATCCCTTCCCGCGACGACCCCGGAACTACTTTCACCGCCAGGATCGCGCCGCCTTCGGCCGGTTCGACGATGGCCATCACTTTCTCCCCGCGCCGGCTCGCCTCGGCGCCCTGCCTGGGTCACCGCGACCTTCCGGTCGCGGCTCGGACGGGCCGCACGCCGGCAATGCTAGTCCTCGTACCGTCTCAGGTCCCCTTCGCTCAGGCCGAAATGGTGACCGATCTCATGCAGAACTGTCGTCCGCACGACGTCGCGCACGGCCCGGTCGAAGGTGTCATCCTCGCTGGGGGCATCGGCCGCACCGCCCGCCCGCTCGGCCGCTTCCGCGAGCACCGGCTCCCGGTAGATGACGATGCGGTCCGGCAGGACGGCCCCGTAGGCGTGGTCGCGGCGGCTCTGCGGCACGCCCTCGTAGAGGCCCAGAAGCGTCGCGCGCCCCGCCAGACCCATCTTCCGAAGAAGCCGGCGCGCCGGCCTGGCCTCCACCACGACGTCCACGTTATCGAGCCGCTCGGCAAACTCGGCCGGGAGGGTCTCAACCGCCTCGTCCACAAGTTCCTCGAACCGCTCGGCATCCACCGGCCGCCTCCTTCCCCGTGGGGCGACCCGGAATCCTAACCTGCCCCTGGCGGCCCTGCAAGCCGCTCCGCGGCGCAGGGCTGCTTTTTGGGTTGCATCGGCCGCGTCCGGCGTTACAATATGCCGTTTCCGGGACGGAGGGGAATAATGTGCGCTCCCCTTCGGGTCGCGGCTAAACGTGGCGCGCGGGCAGGCGGCGGGGGGGTCTGGCAAGCGAAAGGAGTCGCAAGGGTGGCTGTGTGCATTCGTCTGAAACGCCTGGGCCGGCGGAACCGGATCTACTGGCGCATTTGCGCGACCGACAAGCGGATGGCTCGCGACGGTCGTGTCCTTGAGGAACTGGGTGCGTACGACCCGCACGCGAAGAACGAGGAGAAGGTGACC
The Planctomycetota bacterium DNA segment above includes these coding regions:
- the purB gene encoding adenylosuccinate lyase; protein product: MPERREGHDVYDSPLVTRYAGPQMAALWSPARKIRTWRRLWIALAEAEKELGLGITDQQIAEMRRHTDDVDFERAEELERELRHDVMAHVRAFAEQCPKAGPIIHLGATSCFVGDNADLVILREGMGLLRGWLLAVMDRLAGFATEHAHLATLGFTHYQPAQLTTVGKRACLWLYDLLLDYRALAHALGELRFRGVKGTTGTQASFLRLFDGDHEKVRRLDRLVAEKMGFAGVYPVTGQTYSRKVDYQVLTVLSGIAQSAHKFANDLRLLANRKELEEPFEEKQVGSSAMAYKRNPMRAERMTGLARVVMALVPAAAATAAEQWLERTLDDSAARRIVLAEAFLGADAVLRLYQNITAGLVVYPKMCAKHVAEELPFMATENILMAAVKAGGDRQALHEKIRRHSQAAAKQVKLEGGENDLLLRLKADKAFAKVDIDAELDPARFVGRAPEQVEEFLAAEIRPLLEAHKAEISREADIQV
- a CDS encoding helix-turn-helix domain-containing protein: MKEVFTTGEVARMCGVAPRTVSKWFDTGQLRGFKIPGSRDRRIPRESLVRFMRAHGIPLRGLDGAVVRVLIVDPDYEFADALRHGLKRGFGYDVQVATGTFEAGLLAREFRPHVILLDLTLPGLDARDTRQALRGDPELVATRVVAVTPDRGTGGRQAIGDGFDGYLEKPYNLPSAVRAIEQATDIII
- a CDS encoding DUF167 family protein, whose product is MAIVEPAEGGAILAVKVVPGSSREGIVGPLGDRLKVAVRKPAEKGAANRALSSLVARALGLRPGDVEILRGGSRPEKDLLVRGLSAAEVRRRLGLA
- a CDS encoding metallopeptidase family protein, which encodes MDAERFEELVDEAVETLPAEFAERLDNVDVVVEARPARRLLRKMGLAGRATLLGLYEGVPQSRRDHAYGAVLPDRIVIYREPVLAEAAERAGGAADAPSEDDTFDRAVRDVVRTTVLHEIGHHFGLSEGDLRRYED